The following proteins come from a genomic window of Companilactobacillus pabuli:
- a CDS encoding gamma-glutamyl-gamma-aminobutyrate hydrolase family protein translates to MSKLIGITADIFLGATDVINQKLMDFVPRPLVNGVIAAGGIPVSLPSIPKEEVNGLIARLDGVIFPGGPDIDPIFMGEEPIPNLGVTNRTRDLFEIALARTAVAKKIPILGICRGAQVIDVALGGSVYQDLPSQYPGKLLKHHQQSPGDQPTHFVSVNHDSKLFKSIGDNVFVNSRHHQAIKNVPEGLRVVSKATDGVIEGIENDDATVQAVQWHPENLWQHDSQQLQLFKDFIART, encoded by the coding sequence ATGAGTAAATTAATTGGAATTACTGCAGATATTTTTTTAGGTGCTACAGACGTGATCAATCAAAAGTTAATGGATTTTGTCCCACGTCCACTCGTTAATGGAGTTATCGCTGCTGGTGGTATTCCGGTTAGTTTACCCTCAATTCCTAAAGAAGAAGTCAACGGCTTGATTGCTAGATTGGACGGAGTAATTTTTCCTGGTGGTCCCGATATTGACCCGATTTTTATGGGTGAAGAGCCGATACCTAATCTTGGTGTGACTAATCGAACTAGAGACTTGTTTGAAATTGCTTTAGCTAGAACGGCGGTTGCTAAAAAGATCCCCATTTTAGGAATTTGTCGAGGAGCTCAAGTTATCGATGTGGCTTTAGGTGGTTCTGTCTACCAAGATTTACCTAGTCAATATCCTGGAAAATTACTAAAGCACCATCAGCAGTCACCTGGAGATCAACCGACTCATTTTGTTTCAGTCAACCATGATTCTAAATTATTTAAGTCAATTGGAGATAACGTTTTTGTTAATTCCAGACATCATCAAGCAATTAAAAATGTTCCTGAAGGATTGAGAGTTGTCTCTAAAGCGACTGACGGTGTGATTGAAGGAATTGAAAATGATGATGCGACTGTTCAAGCTGTTCAATGGCATCCAGAAAATCTCTGGCAACATGATTCTCAACAATTACAACTTTTTAAGGATTTTATTGCTCGCACATAA
- the ribD gene encoding bifunctional diaminohydroxyphosphoribosylaminopyrimidine deaminase/5-amino-6-(5-phosphoribosylamino)uracil reductase RibD: MDRFMKLAFEEAKKGKDTWTNPQVGAVIVKDNQVLGQGHHATFGHEHAEINAFKSLKDIDDAKNATLYVTLEPCSHFGKTPPCVQKIVQLGVKKVVIGQIDPNPLVSGKGVKYLRDNGVVVEEQLISSELNRSYNYFYKNNQPLVTVKYAMTLDGKINKNKNQRSIISNQAAFEDSQQLRSQQQVILIGENTLKVDNPALTVRDKKMSFPPIRAVVVRDINQISLDLKIFQTDEPIWFFSETKNLRTLPENVKVIVGEWTPDNILNYLTTQKIQAVLVEGGSFLQAKFLSAGLVEKLVVYLANKIYGSGLPAVWGADFDSIDFVEPTVEKLADNLKITTWRKD, from the coding sequence TTGGATAGATTTATGAAATTAGCTTTTGAGGAAGCAAAGAAAGGAAAAGATACTTGGACTAATCCACAAGTTGGTGCGGTGATAGTAAAAGACAATCAAGTTTTAGGCCAAGGACATCATGCAACATTTGGACATGAGCATGCCGAAATCAACGCTTTTAAGTCTTTAAAAGATATTGACGATGCCAAAAATGCGACGTTGTACGTTACTTTAGAGCCTTGTTCGCATTTTGGTAAGACGCCACCTTGTGTTCAAAAAATAGTTCAGTTGGGTGTAAAAAAAGTTGTTATAGGACAAATTGATCCTAATCCGCTAGTAAGTGGCAAGGGTGTTAAATATTTACGAGATAACGGAGTAGTAGTTGAGGAACAGTTGATTAGTTCTGAATTAAACCGTTCATACAATTATTTTTATAAGAATAATCAACCACTAGTTACCGTTAAATATGCAATGACTTTGGACGGTAAGATCAATAAAAATAAAAATCAACGATCGATTATATCTAATCAGGCTGCTTTTGAAGATTCTCAGCAATTACGCAGTCAACAACAAGTTATCTTGATTGGGGAGAATACTTTAAAAGTCGATAATCCGGCTTTGACAGTTAGAGACAAAAAAATGTCTTTTCCACCAATCAGAGCGGTAGTTGTTAGAGATATTAATCAAATATCATTGGATTTAAAGATTTTTCAAACTGATGAACCGATTTGGTTTTTCAGTGAAACTAAGAATCTTCGAACCTTACCTGAAAATGTCAAAGTAATTGTTGGTGAGTGGACACCGGATAATATTTTAAATTACCTGACCACTCAAAAAATTCAGGCCGTTTTAGTAGAAGGTGGAAGTTTCTTGCAAGCAAAGTTTTTATCCGCTGGTTTGGTAGAAAAATTAGTAGTTTATTTAGCAAATAAAATTTATGGTTCAGGTTTACCAGCAGTTTGGGGTGCAGATTTCGATTCGATAGATTTTGTTGAACCAACTGTAGAAAAATTAGCTGATAATTTGAAAATAACGACGTGGAGGAAAGACTGA
- the ribE gene encoding riboflavin synthase: MFTGIIKNIGTIAGVNRENDNYRLTINHGLNDLNLGDSVSINGICLTVVDFQKNQFQVDVMPETIKRTNLAEISVGTKVNLEPALKPNSEIGGHFVLGHIDTTGKLLSREVTENSVLLTFSIPKKYNPYLVEKGSIAIDGVSLTLIAVTEDTFQVGIIPYTQDETILGSLEVNQTVNLETDILGKYIYKDLKRGYQDEK, translated from the coding sequence ATGTTTACAGGGATTATAAAAAATATTGGAACGATTGCCGGTGTAAATCGGGAAAATGATAACTATCGTTTAACTATCAACCATGGTTTGAATGATTTGAATCTGGGCGATAGTGTTTCTATCAATGGAATTTGTCTGACTGTTGTTGATTTCCAAAAAAATCAATTTCAAGTAGATGTTATGCCAGAAACCATTAAAAGAACTAATTTAGCGGAAATTTCAGTTGGAACAAAAGTAAACCTAGAACCAGCTTTGAAACCTAATTCTGAAATTGGCGGTCATTTCGTCTTGGGACATATTGATACAACGGGTAAATTATTATCCCGGGAAGTGACTGAAAATTCAGTATTACTAACGTTTTCAATTCCTAAAAAGTACAATCCTTACTTAGTTGAAAAAGGATCGATTGCAATCGATGGGGTGAGTTTGACCTTGATTGCAGTAACTGAGGATACTTTCCAAGTGGGCATTATTCCTTATACGCAAGATGAAACAATTCTAGGTTCTTTAGAAGTTAATCAGACAGTTAATTTGGAAACTGACATTTTAGGAAAATACATTTATAAAGATTTGAAGCGAGGTTATCAAGATGAAAAATAA